A genomic segment from Janibacter sp. DB-40 encodes:
- the egtB gene encoding ergothioneine biosynthesis protein EgtB, which produces MTTTSTRPDVTRLLARFRDVRSRTDRLTRDLSPEDQTPQSMMQASPAKWHRAHTTWFFEEFVLGSDPGYRPRDPAFRYLFNSYYEAVGERHPRAARGQVTRPGIDEVAAYREDVERQVADRLAAGSLDDAALDLVELGCHHEEQHQELLLMDLKHLLSGNVLQPSYVDRAPDLDPGAGPDPLRWTHLPGGLTQVGDDGRGFAFDNERPRHRVWLEDVEVAGRQVTNAEWMEFIADGGYGDPQLWLSDGWATLQATGWDAPGYWRRDEDEGWTTFTLSGRRPVVAAEPVCHISYFEADAFARWAGYRLPTEQEWEAFAASGDEVRGELLDPERCHPAPAREITLGNVWEWTASAYLPYPGFETAPGAVGEYNGKFMNDQHVLRGACAITPLEHPRITYRNFFPADSRWVFSGLRLAR; this is translated from the coding sequence ATGACCACGACATCCACCCGCCCGGACGTCACGAGGCTGCTCGCACGCTTCCGTGACGTCCGCAGCCGTACCGATCGCCTGACCCGGGACCTGAGCCCCGAGGACCAGACGCCGCAGTCGATGATGCAGGCCAGCCCGGCCAAGTGGCACCGGGCCCACACCACCTGGTTCTTCGAGGAGTTCGTCCTCGGCAGCGACCCCGGGTACCGGCCGCGCGACCCGGCCTTCCGGTACCTCTTCAACAGCTACTACGAGGCCGTCGGGGAGCGACACCCGCGAGCCGCCCGCGGCCAGGTGACCCGCCCCGGGATCGACGAGGTCGCCGCCTACCGCGAGGACGTCGAGCGGCAGGTCGCCGACCGGCTCGCCGCGGGTAGCCTCGACGACGCGGCGCTCGACCTCGTGGAGCTGGGCTGCCACCACGAGGAGCAGCACCAGGAGCTGCTGCTGATGGACCTCAAGCACCTCCTGTCCGGCAACGTCCTGCAGCCGTCCTACGTCGACCGGGCGCCCGATCTGGACCCCGGCGCCGGACCCGACCCCCTTCGCTGGACGCACCTCCCCGGAGGGCTCACCCAGGTCGGCGACGACGGCCGCGGGTTCGCCTTCGACAACGAGCGCCCCCGCCACCGGGTGTGGCTGGAGGACGTGGAGGTCGCCGGCAGGCAGGTCACCAACGCCGAGTGGATGGAGTTCATCGCCGACGGTGGCTACGGCGATCCCCAGCTGTGGCTGTCGGACGGGTGGGCGACGCTGCAGGCGACCGGCTGGGACGCCCCCGGCTACTGGCGCCGGGACGAGGACGAGGGGTGGACGACGTTCACCCTCTCGGGTCGCCGGCCCGTCGTCGCGGCCGAGCCGGTCTGCCACATCTCGTACTTCGAGGCCGACGCCTTCGCGCGGTGGGCCGGGTACCGCCTGCCCACCGAGCAGGAGTGGGAGGCCTTCGCCGCCAGCGGCGACGAGGTGCGCGGCGAGCTGCTCGACCCCGAGCGGTGCCACCCGGCGCCTGCCCGCGAGATCACGCTCGGCAACGTGTGGGAGTGGACGGCCAGCGCCTACCTGCCCTATCCCGGCTTCGAGACGGCACCCGGCGCGGTTGGCGAGTACAACGGCAAGTTCATGAACGACCAGCACGTGCTGCGCGGTGCGTGCGCCATCACGCCGCTGGAGCACCCGCGGATCACGTACCGCAACTTCTTCCCGGCGGACTCGCGCTGGGTCTTCTCCGGTCTGCGGCTCGCCCGGTGA
- the egtD gene encoding L-histidine N(alpha)-methyltransferase, whose amino-acid sequence MSREQLEADLRAGLWSPPPSLPPRWFYDERGSRLFDEITGLPEYYPTRAEHEILARRSAEIIEITGASAVDELGAGSSTKTRVLLDALTTGDRQAVYAPLDISGEVLLEAADRLRAEYPTLTVAPAVADFHHLPSLAGEPGRRLLLFLGGTIGNFTDPERSDFLAMVRGALVPGDHFLLGADLVKDPARLVAAYDDAAGVTAQFNLNLIDVINREAPVTGLHREDFEHVALWDEDALHIEMRLRAVRDVEADFTGIGRRWRLAEGEHLRTEISRKFHLDALHAELAAHGLATVAGWTDEAGDFSLTLARAT is encoded by the coding sequence GTGAGCCGGGAGCAGCTCGAGGCCGACTTGCGCGCCGGCCTGTGGTCGCCGCCGCCGTCGCTGCCGCCGCGGTGGTTCTACGACGAGCGCGGCAGCCGCCTCTTCGACGAGATCACCGGCCTGCCGGAGTACTACCCCACCCGGGCCGAGCACGAGATCCTGGCGCGTCGCAGCGCGGAGATCATCGAGATCACCGGTGCCAGCGCCGTCGACGAGCTCGGTGCCGGCTCCTCGACGAAGACCCGGGTCCTCCTCGATGCGCTGACCACCGGTGACCGGCAGGCGGTGTACGCACCGCTGGACATCAGCGGAGAGGTGCTCCTGGAGGCCGCCGACCGGTTGCGAGCGGAGTACCCGACGCTCACCGTCGCGCCGGCAGTGGCCGACTTCCACCACCTGCCCTCGCTCGCCGGGGAGCCGGGCAGACGTCTGCTGCTCTTCCTCGGCGGGACCATCGGCAACTTCACCGATCCCGAGCGCTCGGACTTCCTGGCGATGGTGCGCGGCGCGCTCGTCCCGGGGGACCATTTCCTCCTCGGCGCGGATCTGGTGAAGGACCCGGCTCGGTTGGTCGCCGCCTACGACGACGCCGCCGGCGTCACCGCGCAGTTCAACCTCAACCTCATCGACGTCATCAACCGGGAGGCCCCGGTCACCGGGCTGCACCGGGAGGACTTCGAGCACGTGGCGCTGTGGGACGAGGACGCGCTGCACATCGAGATGCGCCTGCGAGCGGTTCGTGACGTCGAGGCGGACTTCACCGGTATCGGCCGGCGGTGGCGGCTTGCGGAGGGGGAGCACCTGCGGACCGAGATCTCCCGCAAGTTCCACCTCGATGCGCTGCACGCCGAGTTGGCGGCCCACGGGTTGGCGACGGTCGCCGGGTGGACCGACGAGGCGGGCGACTTCTCGCTCACTCTCGCCCGCGCCACCTGA